The region CAAGTCAAGCACAAATTTCTTTTGATGAAGAAGAACACCAGAGGGTGTATACAGCACATCAATAACAAGGAAATAGTTCGACAACCCCAAATCTTTTATCTTAAACTGCTCATGAAGAAATAGGTTGAGGGCAGAAATTTCAATGGAATCAATTCCAATTAAAACAATGTTATCAACATAAACAGCTAGAATGACCAAAGAGTCCCCATAACCTCTAGTAAACAAGGAATAGTCATTTAAAGAGTGAGAATAACCTATGGACTGCGGGGCCTGAGACAGCTTGGCATACCATTGCCTTGAAGCCTATCTCAGTCCGTATAGAGACTTCTGTAACTTGCAGACTAAAGGAACAGGAGAAGAAGCAAAAGCAGGTACTGATAATCCAGGGGGGAAGTTTCATGTAAACTTCCTCATCCAAATCCCAATGCAAGAATGCATTATTTACATCCAATTGAAAAAAAGACCAATTCTGTTTAATAGCAACAGCAACAAGAGTTTTGATAGTGGACATTTTTACTATAGGGGaaaaagtttcatgaaaatcaatCCTCTCTACTTGATCCCTGACCACTAACCTAGCCTTGTACCTCTCAATGCTCCCATCAGCTCTATATTTGACTTTGTATACCCATTTGCAGCGAATAGGCTTCTTACCACTGGGTAACTCAACTATGTCCCAAGTCGAATTAGCCTCCAAAGCCTCAAACTCCTTTCTCATGGCATCCTGCTACTCAGGGACAGTTGTAGCTTGAGATTAAGAAAAAGGCTCAAAAACAGGTTGCTTACTAGAAAATGAAGGAGGAGGATCACAGGTGGAGCTAGGAACAGATGTAGAAgaattacatatataattctAAAGGTAAGCAGGTTGTTTCTTAGGTCTGGTAGGTGTTCTAACAGGAGGAGTAGAAGAAGGAATGTATGTAAGAAAGGGAAGAGAGGGTGGGGCTGAAGGTGGAATAGGAGAGGAAACAAGAATGGGAAAACATGAAAAAGCAAGGACAGGATGTTGGAGGAACAGTGTCATCAAAATAAGCAGAAGGAAAAGGGCAAATGGTTGGGGATCCAGTAAATgaagtgagaaaaagaaaaagatgctCATGGAAGAGTACATCTCTAGAAACAAAACAAGACTTAGTTTGGAGATTGTAAACTTTAAAACCTTTCTTGGCAGAAGGATAACCAATAAAAACACAAGGAGAGGCCCTGGGCTGGAATTTGTCCCTATGAGGTCTAGAAGTAGCGGAGTAACAAAGACAACCAAATGACTTAAGGTGATTGTAAGAAGGTGTGTTGCCATAAAACAGTTCATAAGGACTTTTGTGATTGAGGAGAGGAGATAGAAATCTATTCACCAGATATGTGGCTGTTAGAATACAATCACCCCAAAGTCTGATGGGAAGATGAGATTGAAAGAGTAGGGCCCTGGCAGTGTCTAGTAAGTGCCTATGTTTTCTTTCCACTACCCTATTTTGTTGAGGGGTATGGGGACAGGAAGTTTGATGAATGATACCTTGATCAAAATTGATTAGGGACAGTGCCCCATGATGAAACTCGGAGAGACAGACAGAGAGGAGATTCTTTCATACCTGCTAACTCCTAGGATGAGAAGTAGGTCCCTTGTTTTTGGCAGGAAGAGTTCCAGCCTTTATTGCCCCTCGGTAGAGTAGTCTACTTAGCGAATCAGTAGGACGCGGAGATCTATTGATCAATATGAATCTCGAGAGTGGATGGTTGATCGCCGCCTCCTTGTCCTGGGGGCTCTTCGGCCGGGGAGGGGCTTGCTATTGTAACCTTTTCTCCCGGTGTATGTGAAAAAGAGTGACGAACTCATTTTTCTTCAGTCATAGGTTGGTCCAAAGAACGAGAGTTGGCTTCCAACATGTTGTCCGTTGTTCCTCGCAGCTCGGTGGTAGAGCGGTCGGCTGTTAACCGATTGGTCGTAGGTTCGAATCCTACTTGGGAGATTTTGGAGTTATCGCTAAAGAACTGAGAACCTGACAAGCTTGACCCTAACGCTAAGGCATTATCACTTCTAATAATCTGAACTTTGGTGTGAAATTGAGTAGTGATCATGTTAAGAAAAGCTTTGAGAATGGTAAAAGCATTGCTTTTGGCCCCTAGTAGGTGGGTCTAGGTGGGCCTAGTGTAGTCATCAACAATGGTGAGGAAATATCTAGAACCATCATAGGTAGGGGTATTATAAGGACCCCAGGTGCCAATGTGGATAAGCTGAAAAGGTGCAGTACTTTTAATAGAACCATTAGGAAATGGTAATCTAGATTGTTTAGCTAAAGGACAAACAGGACAATCAAAGGCCTGTTTAGAAGATAATTTGGAACCAACGTTAGTAAGTGATTTCATTTTGGAAAAAGGCAGATGGCCAAGTCTATAGAGCCAAACAACATTAACTTTATTCATATTTACATTAGTAGTGACATCAATATTGGAAGAATCATCACAAACAGTTGCATGAATACTAGGAACAGAGTAAATGACGGGGGAAACATAAAAAACAACAGAACTATTACAATCAAAAGAAACAACAGGGAAAGCAACAGGAAAAGAAGAATCACAAGTAAATGCAGTTGGGTGATGAGAAATCTTGTACAATCCACTGTCAGATCTACCAAGCACCACTGGCTTCTTCAAAGAAGGGCCCTGTAGTGCACATAAAGTATTGGTAAATATAACAAAGATGACCAAGTTTAACAACAAGATTATGGACGGAAATGAGATTGTGCTTAAAACTAGGAATGTAGAGAACATTGTGGAGGACAAGATCAGGAAACAAAAGTTAAGAAATCAATAGTAGTGACTTTAACTTTGTATCCATTGGGAAGAGACACTAGATAAGGAACATGAAGAGTTTGTAAGTTGAAAAGTAAGGACAAATCAGAGGTCATGTGATCAGAAGCTCCAGAATTTATAATCCATATAGTGTCTTCTATCTTAGTAATTACTATTAGCTGATAACTTACCAGCAATGTTTGTAGACCAAGAGATTTGATGTAGAAGGGGAAGAATTAATATGGGACTGTTGTAGCAATGACATCAGCTGGGACTGTTGGTCCTTGGTAAGGCCAGGAAGGACATGAGATTGCTCAGATTCACCATGATTCTCAGAAGAAATTGTACCCCCAGAATTGTCAGAATGAGAGTGCCCATCATAGGTGGAATCAAACTCAACATGAGCAACTATTTTCCTTAGACCAGTGCCCTTGGTGAATTTGAAATTAGGAGGAAAACCATGAAGCCTATAGCACTTGTCAATGTTGTGGCCAGGTCTTCTGCAATACTTGCATACTAAAGATGATTTCTGGGGTTCAAAAGAAACTTTTGATTGAAAATTTTGTTTAGAGGGACCATGATATGAGTTTGAAGTAGAACCATGATACGGGTTTGAAGTAGATGCCCCAGCATTGAAAAACACAGATCCTGATGAAAACTGAGAGGTACtagagattttcctttgtttttcatCAGCCAAAAGTATGTTGTATACAATACTCACAGTTGGAAGGGGCTTCATTATGAGTGTATTACTTTTAACTTGGACACATGTGTCATTTAGACCCATCAAAAATTGGTACACCTTTTGTTCATTCTCACCCTTTTTACTACCCCCACTAGTATAATAAGAGAGGTGATTAGAGGAAATGGACCCAATTTCGTCCCATAACTGTTTAATTCTATTGAAGTAAGAGGATATGTCTAATGAACACTGGGAAATATGAGCTAAATCCTTCTTAATTTCAAAGATTCTAGCCCCATCTGCTTGACCATATGATTCCTCCAGCTCACCCCAAATATCCTTAGCCAGTTCTGAGTATTCAACACTACGAGCTATTTCCTTTATAAGGGAATTGGTCAACCAAGACACGACAAGCTCATTGCATCTTTGCCACTGCCTGGCTAAAGGTGAGGTCTCAGAAAGTCTGTCAGAGATATTTTGGATGAAATCCAATTTATTATGTACAGAGAAGGCCACAAGTATAGTTTTGCGCCAACTACCATAACCAGTTCCATAAAAAAGAACATGAATCAAAGAGGATCCCAACACATTAGAGGGATAAACATACAGGGGATGACAAGGGTGAGTATAATCATCGGGGTGAAATGCAGTATGGGAAGTAGGAGTAGAATTAGACGAAGATGAAGGAGCAGAGGAAACCCCGCTAGTAGCAAGAGACTCGGTACCATTCGTCATCTCAAATAATCAGAAAACCAGCAATATTGTTGAACACAACCACACGTAACacgagcaacaacaacaaacaatcaACAGAAGCAACTAGTATCAAATTTTGTCGAGAAAAAAAGGAACGAAATTACCGGTGAAATTGAAACAGAAGCAAAACCCTAATTTGAGAGCAAATTTGAGGCAATCGATCGCGTACAAACGCCAACAATCAGTAACAATGTCAAATCGAAGCTTCGAAGCAATTTTGGTCACTTGAATCTTCAAGAAATCACAAAATACGATCAACATTGAACACCGAAACCCTAGACTTCGAtactttgagaaaaattgaaaaaaaaaaaaatgagcgGGGATAAGATGGGAAGAAAGCTAAACACTACATCTAACAAGATCTAGGCTGTGATACTATGTTAATATGCAAATTTGATGAAGAAATGACAGTCGGTGTATAGAGAAAGAGAGAacctttcatttcatttcagaAAATATCTACAATGTACAAGACAAGTATAAAATGAGTTGGGCCTCTTTATTTTATAGTGACCCGAGCCCAATGGTCTCTTAATAGCTAATCTGGCTAATACTGTGATAAATAAAGGCCCAACCCGACTTGGCCCACTAACCTATATCATAAACTACTTTATGTACTCTAACAAACTAAGGTAATAGTCCTAGTGGATGTATGTAGCAATAGTGGAACACTAATAAACATATATGCTTGCCATATTTTAATAAAACTAAGAAGTTCATTAGTGtgtgttaaattattattattgactTATTAGCAGTTGCGCTAAGAAACTTCAATTATTTATGAAGTGAGGACTTTATTCCATTTTCTATTAGCTAGACAATCTACATGAAAGATCTTCTTTACAATATAAGTCAGTTATTCAACTAAAGCATACTTTTTTCTTGAAGCAGTTTTGATTAAAAGTCAGTACATATGAAAAACTTTCGCACTggttggaaataataattcaaagttGTAGGAAACCAAAATTGTTAGGATTTGCTATCTTAATTCATGTCTAGAtaggatttatagtcaaattcATATAGGAATAggttttcatgttttgagttaaaGTACGTTTCATATTACTATAAATAGGAATGCTACTAGCTATTTTCACAACAAGTGAAAACAAGAGAGAATAAGAGTGATTGTGGAGATcataaaatttatcaataaaaaatattttccttcaaattggtatcagagtttCTCAGATTCTGGTAGAGAATCAAAGAGCTTCCGCTGCCGGTGGGCTGCATTAGCCAATATATGCTGCCCGTTTGGCCTTAGATAATACTGACAAACGCCGAGCCAATGACTTAGGCACGAAAAATAATCATGTTGAGAATGATTGAGAAAATATTgcaggttttaaaaaaaaagagcaagcaAATATAGCACAAGTGGAAGGAACGATCTTATCTAAAAAATTGGAGGAGTGGGTTAAAAAAATGAGTGTTGGTAACAAAGTGCACCAATGAGAGTTGGAGATAAGTGCTCCAACAACTGAAAGTTGAAGAGAAGTGCTTCAACAAAATTGAATGTTGATGAGAAGTGCATCAACTATTGGAAGTTGGAGAGAAGTGCTCCAAcacaaccaagaaaaaaaaaagggtgttaATGAGAAGTGCATCGACTATTGGAAGTTGGAGAGAAATGCTCCAAcacaaccaagaaaaaaaatagtggGTGTTGGACAGAGATGCTCCAACacatccaagaaaaaaaataatgagagttggagagaagtgctccaacaattgaaggttgaagagaacgTACTTCAGCAATTAAAGGCTAGTGACAAAGTGCATCAACGGGTTGGAGACAAGTGTTTCAACAAAATTGAGTGTTAGTCACAAAGTGCATCAACGGGGTTGGAGACAAGTGCTTCAACAAGATTTTGGTCCCGGTGACAAGTGCATCAACGGGGTTGAAGACAAGTGCTTCAACAAAATTGGAAGATGGTGAGTGGTGACAAGTGCATCAAAAGTTGGAGAatgttggaaataataattcgAAGTTGTAGGAAATCAAAACTGGTTAGGATTTGATATCttaattcatgtctagttaGAATTTATAATCAAATTCATATAAGAATAGGTTTTCctgttttgagttaaagtagGTTTTATACTACTATAAATAGAAGTGCTACTAGCTATTTTCATAATAAGTGAAAACAAGAGAGAATAAGAGTGATTGTGGAGATTATAGAAAGCATTTagaaattcataaaatttatcaataaaatattttccttcatctAAATATATATTTGGACAGGAACACTCTAATTTTCTCAATCCAAGACAGGTGATTGAATGATtctttttacttattcactCAATTTACTTTACATAAGATAATTATACTACTTGAATATTTATAGATGTTATTCTAACATGTACCTAGTGTAGGACATATATCTTAAATTTAATTCtctattcttcttctttatcttaaatttaattctctattcttcttctttttgccCAGTACATGAATAAGATAATACATGGCAAAGTATGGTCTAGTCCCCTAGCTTGTACTTGTTCTTTTTCAGGATTTCTTTTACTATTAATAAATGGGTTGCTAGACACACTGCACTGTTTAGTGGTATAAATtcgataaaaaaattattttaaaaatgcatacGATAATACATGTATTTTAAATTTCTAAGAAACTCATGTATCACAAATCAATTTCTAAGAAACTCATGTATCACAaatcaatttctttttcttcttccaacacaTAGTTAAATTTTCAACAAATACGTATATGGAAAGTTTGAGTGGAAGTCGTGTGGTAGTTTGAGTGGAAGTCGTGTGGTACAAAACATTTAGTAGTTGGTCAAAATTGCAGGAAAAAAAGAACTTTCATTCTTATTCATGTATGAAAtaaatattaacaatatcattttcGGTTTAGTTGGATAATATAGTTCAACTATTATTAT is a window of Lycium ferocissimum isolate CSIRO_LF1 chromosome 12, AGI_CSIRO_Lferr_CH_V1, whole genome shotgun sequence DNA encoding:
- the LOC132039480 gene encoding uncharacterized protein LOC132039480 gives rise to the protein MRKEFEALEANSTWDIVELPSGKKPIRCKWVYKVKYRADGSIERYKARLVVRDQVERIDFHETFSPIVKMSTIKTLVAVAIKQNWSFFQLDVNNAFLHWDLDEEVYMKLPPWIISTCFCFFSCSFSLQVTEVSIRTEIGFKAMLLPVICPLKLHETLKAAVGDPLPNPQTYRSLIGKLNFPTHTRPDLAFVVQHLSQFMQLPCIPHMKAALHVLRYLKGTSKYGLFLNNCSDLSLKVFCDCDWGACPDKKVSN